The proteins below are encoded in one region of Frankiales bacterium:
- a CDS encoding DUF4350 domain-containing protein: MSAPTVHRDAGAPPPPATAPAATSTPAAPTMRARLRANRGLLVICALVLVVGLLIALAQSRQRSGLLDPDAVDPSGAQAVATILRDQGVTVVRVTSATAARDAIASAADATLLVAPTAPVSPRMARAVAGAGRLVLLSPDPGTLDGLAPWASLDSPTVSAADVEPYCSWDVAVRAGSLPGGTDVAVQYSTTRTDVARCWDSTVLDAPAAGSGPATTVVGRASALTNARLADGGNAAFALGALGRSPTLVWWLPSANDPLQQPDTGEAPSIADLVPSWVPWALVQFALAVLVVVWWRGRRLGRVVVEPLPVVVRGTEVVEGRGRLYRRMHARQRAADALRSAALARLRRRLSLPRSADAATVVSAVSGRTGRADADVAALLVPGRTPPDDADLTRLATALDQLENEVRHS, from the coding sequence ATGAGCGCGCCCACGGTGCACCGCGACGCCGGCGCGCCACCGCCCCCGGCCACGGCGCCGGCGGCCACCTCCACGCCGGCCGCTCCCACGATGCGGGCGCGCCTGCGCGCCAACCGCGGGCTGCTCGTCATCTGCGCGCTGGTGCTGGTGGTGGGGCTGCTCATCGCGCTCGCGCAGTCGCGCCAGCGCTCCGGGCTGCTCGACCCGGATGCCGTGGACCCCTCGGGTGCGCAGGCGGTCGCGACGATCCTGCGCGACCAGGGCGTCACCGTCGTCCGGGTCACCTCGGCCACGGCCGCCCGCGACGCGATCGCCTCCGCCGCGGACGCCACGCTGCTGGTGGCGCCCACCGCCCCGGTGTCGCCGCGCATGGCGCGTGCGGTCGCCGGCGCCGGGCGCCTCGTGCTGCTCTCACCGGATCCGGGGACCCTCGACGGCCTGGCCCCGTGGGCCTCGCTGGACTCGCCGACGGTGTCCGCTGCCGACGTCGAGCCGTACTGCTCGTGGGACGTCGCGGTCCGCGCGGGAAGCCTCCCCGGCGGCACCGACGTCGCGGTGCAGTACTCCACGACGCGCACCGACGTCGCCCGCTGCTGGGACTCCACCGTGCTCGACGCGCCCGCGGCGGGCAGCGGGCCCGCCACGACCGTGGTGGGGCGCGCCTCGGCCCTCACCAACGCCCGGCTCGCCGACGGCGGGAACGCGGCGTTCGCGCTCGGGGCGCTCGGCCGCTCGCCCACCCTGGTGTGGTGGCTGCCGTCGGCCAACGACCCCCTGCAGCAGCCGGACACCGGGGAGGCGCCGAGCATCGCCGACCTCGTGCCGTCGTGGGTGCCGTGGGCCCTCGTGCAGTTCGCGCTCGCCGTGCTCGTGGTGGTGTGGTGGCGGGGACGGCGCCTCGGGCGCGTCGTCGTCGAGCCGCTCCCCGTCGTCGTGCGCGGCACGGAGGTGGTCGAGGGCCGCGGCCGCCTCTACCGCCGCATGCACGCCCGGCAGCGCGCCGCGGACGCGCTGCGCTCGGCCGCGCTCGCCCGGCTGCGGCGCCGGCTCTCGCTGCCGCGTTCCGCGGACGCCGCCACGGTGGTCTCCGCGGTGAGCGGGCGCACCGGGCGCGCCGACGCCGACGTCGCCGCCCTGCTCGTCCCCGGACGCACACCCCCCGACGACGCGGACCTGACCAGGCTCGCCACCGCGCTCGACCAGCTGGAGAACGAGGTCCGACACTCATGA
- a CDS encoding AAA domain-containing protein gives MSDTPGTSPEPQQPADPGTAPYGVPPGPQPATPAPGPGDTAAPDPRESLVSLRAEVAKAVVGQDSVVTGLVIALLCRGHVLLEGVPGTAKTLMIRALAAALDLESTRIQFTPDLMPGDVTGSLVYDSRSAEFSFKPGPVFTNLLLADEINRTPPKTQASLLEAMEERQVSVEGAARPLPDPFIVAATQNPVEYEGTYPLPEAQLDRFLLKLTVPLPGRDEEYAVLRRHLDGFDPRDLAAAGVRPVARGADLVAARRAVAAVAVAPEVAAYVVDLVQATRSSPSLRLGVSPRGAVALVTAARAWAWLSGRDYVSPDDVKALARPALRHRVSLRPEAELEGVTADAVLEGLLASVPAPR, from the coding sequence ATGAGCGACACCCCGGGCACGAGCCCTGAGCCCCAGCAGCCCGCCGACCCCGGCACCGCGCCGTACGGCGTCCCGCCCGGGCCGCAGCCCGCGACGCCCGCGCCCGGCCCCGGCGACACGGCCGCGCCGGACCCGCGCGAGTCGCTGGTCTCCTTGCGCGCCGAGGTCGCCAAGGCCGTCGTCGGCCAGGACTCGGTGGTGACCGGCCTGGTCATCGCGCTGCTCTGCCGCGGCCACGTGCTGCTCGAGGGCGTGCCCGGCACGGCCAAGACGCTGATGATCCGGGCCCTGGCGGCCGCGCTCGACCTCGAGAGCACGCGGATCCAGTTCACCCCGGACCTCATGCCCGGCGACGTCACGGGCTCGCTCGTCTACGACAGCCGCAGCGCGGAGTTCTCGTTCAAGCCCGGGCCGGTCTTCACCAACCTGCTGCTGGCCGACGAGATCAACCGCACCCCGCCCAAGACCCAGGCCTCGCTGCTCGAGGCGATGGAGGAGCGGCAGGTGTCGGTGGAGGGCGCGGCCCGGCCGCTGCCGGACCCGTTCATCGTGGCGGCGACGCAGAACCCCGTGGAGTACGAGGGCACCTACCCGCTGCCCGAGGCGCAGCTCGACCGGTTCCTGCTCAAGCTCACCGTGCCGCTGCCCGGCCGCGACGAGGAGTACGCCGTGCTGCGCCGTCACCTCGACGGGTTCGACCCGCGCGACCTCGCGGCCGCGGGCGTGCGGCCGGTCGCCCGCGGGGCCGACCTCGTGGCGGCGCGCCGCGCCGTCGCGGCGGTGGCCGTCGCGCCCGAGGTGGCCGCGTACGTCGTCGACCTCGTGCAGGCGACCCGGTCGAGCCCGTCGCTGCGGCTGGGCGTCTCGCCGCGCGGCGCGGTCGCGCTGGTGACCGCCGCGCGGGCCTGGGCGTGGCTGTCCGGGCGCGACTACGTCTCGCCCGACGACGTCAAGGCGCTGGCGCGTCCCGCGCTGCGCCACCGGGTGTCGCTGCGGCCCGAGGCCGAGCTCGAGGGCGTCACCGCCGACGCCGTCCTCGAGGGCCTGCTCGCCTCGGTCCCGGCACCGCGGTAA
- a CDS encoding DUF58 domain-containing protein, with product MVVTGRAALLALLLTVPVALAARSWGAVLLLDAGLLALLGLDAWLAGSPRALSLRRSGDHTTRLGEEAVVTLVVRNDGRRQVRGLLRDAWAPTAGVAVTRHALDLEPGRATRVASVLRPVRRGERRPDLVTVRSLGPLRLAGRQSSHAVPWAVRVLPGFPSRKHLPSRLARLRELDGRVALMVRGQGSEFDSLREYVIGDDVRSIDWRATARASDVMVRTWRPERDRRVVLVLDTGRTSAARIGDGTRLDASMDAAFLLGALAAKAGDRVDLLAFDRTVRADVRRADASELLPRMSSALSDVEPALLEVDAHAMVAAIDARVRQHALVVLLTALEPAALREGLLPYLPALAARHTVVLASVRDGRLDELAAARGDAPAVYDAASAALAIGARELMTETLLRAGVEVVDAGPDELAPRLADRYLALKAAGRL from the coding sequence ATGGTCGTCACCGGCCGCGCCGCGCTGCTCGCGCTGCTGCTCACCGTGCCCGTCGCGCTGGCCGCGCGGTCGTGGGGCGCGGTGCTGCTGCTCGACGCCGGGCTGCTGGCGCTGCTCGGGCTCGACGCGTGGCTGGCCGGGTCGCCGCGGGCGCTGTCGCTGCGGCGCAGCGGCGACCACACGACCCGGCTCGGCGAGGAGGCCGTCGTCACGCTGGTCGTGCGCAACGACGGACGCCGGCAGGTGCGCGGGCTGCTGCGCGACGCGTGGGCCCCCACGGCCGGCGTCGCGGTCACGCGGCACGCGCTGGACCTCGAGCCCGGCCGCGCGACGCGGGTGGCGTCGGTGCTGCGGCCGGTGCGTCGGGGCGAGCGCCGTCCCGACCTCGTCACGGTGCGCTCGCTCGGGCCGCTGCGCCTGGCCGGCCGCCAGTCGTCGCACGCGGTCCCGTGGGCGGTGCGGGTGCTGCCCGGGTTCCCGTCGCGCAAGCACCTGCCGTCGCGGCTCGCCCGGCTGCGCGAGCTCGACGGGCGGGTCGCGCTCATGGTGCGCGGGCAGGGCAGCGAGTTCGACTCGCTGCGCGAGTACGTGATCGGCGACGACGTGCGCTCGATCGACTGGCGCGCCACGGCCAGGGCCAGCGACGTCATGGTGCGCACGTGGCGCCCGGAGCGCGACCGCCGCGTGGTGCTGGTGCTCGACACGGGGCGCACGTCGGCCGCGCGGATCGGCGACGGCACCCGGCTCGACGCGTCGATGGACGCCGCCTTCCTGCTCGGCGCGCTCGCTGCGAAGGCCGGCGACCGGGTGGACCTGCTCGCCTTCGACCGCACGGTGCGGGCCGACGTCCGGCGCGCCGACGCGAGCGAGCTGCTGCCGCGCATGTCCTCGGCGCTGTCCGACGTCGAGCCCGCCCTGCTGGAGGTCGACGCGCACGCGATGGTCGCCGCGATCGACGCGCGGGTGCGCCAGCACGCCCTCGTGGTGCTGCTCACCGCGCTCGAGCCCGCGGCGCTGCGCGAGGGCCTGCTGCCCTACCTCCCGGCGCTCGCCGCGCGGCACACCGTGGTGCTCGCCTCGGTGCGCGACGGCCGGCTCGACGAGCTCGCGGCCGCGCGCGGCGACGCGCCCGCCGTGTACGACGCGGCGTCCGCGGCGCTCGCGATCGGCGCCCGCGAGCTGATGACCGAGACCCTCCTGCGGGCCGGCGTCGAGGTGGTCGACGCCGGTCCCGACGAGCTCGCCCCGCGCCTCGCCGACCGCTACCTCGCGCTCAAGGCCGCCGGCCGCCTCTGA
- a CDS encoding stage II sporulation protein M: MELDTFVAAHRAEWDRLESLARRRGRLSGAEADELVELYQRTATHLSMVQSASPDPALVSRLSTLVATGRAAVTSASGASWTDVSRFVLRAFPVAVYRARWWWLSIAAATVLVAVSIGAWVSHNPDVVAAVATPEDLKRLVDQDFADYYTSNPAGSFAFKVWTNNAWVAALSLVGGALLCLPGVYILWQNALNIGLVGGLMAYSGRLDLFFGLITPHGLLELTAVFVAGGAGIRLGWQIVAPGPRPRSVALAEEGRSTLTIALGLVVVLLVSGVVEAFVTPSPLPTWARIGIGAVVWSAFLAYVWVLGRRGVHEGATGDVTDRAATTDLAPYAG; this comes from the coding sequence ATGGAGCTCGACACCTTCGTCGCGGCCCATCGCGCCGAGTGGGACCGCCTCGAGTCGCTGGCCCGGCGTCGGGGACGGCTCAGCGGCGCCGAGGCCGACGAGCTCGTCGAGCTCTACCAGCGCACGGCGACCCACCTGTCGATGGTGCAGTCGGCCTCGCCCGACCCCGCGCTCGTGTCGCGGCTGTCGACCCTCGTGGCCACCGGCCGCGCGGCCGTGACGTCGGCCAGCGGGGCGTCCTGGACGGACGTGTCGCGCTTCGTGCTGCGCGCCTTCCCCGTGGCCGTCTACCGGGCCCGGTGGTGGTGGCTCTCGATCGCCGCGGCCACCGTGCTCGTGGCCGTGTCGATCGGCGCGTGGGTCTCGCACAACCCCGACGTCGTGGCCGCGGTCGCGACGCCCGAGGACCTCAAGCGGCTCGTGGACCAGGACTTCGCCGACTACTACACCTCCAACCCGGCCGGCTCGTTCGCGTTCAAGGTGTGGACCAACAACGCCTGGGTGGCCGCGCTGTCCCTCGTCGGCGGCGCGCTGCTGTGCCTGCCCGGCGTCTACATCCTGTGGCAGAACGCCCTCAACATCGGGCTGGTCGGCGGTCTCATGGCCTACTCCGGCCGGCTCGACCTGTTCTTCGGTCTGATCACGCCGCACGGCCTGCTCGAGCTCACCGCGGTGTTCGTCGCGGGCGGCGCCGGCATCCGGCTGGGCTGGCAGATCGTCGCGCCGGGGCCGCGGCCTCGCTCGGTCGCCCTGGCCGAGGAGGGCCGCTCGACGCTCACCATCGCCCTCGGGCTCGTCGTCGTCCTGCTCGTGAGCGGCGTCGTCGAGGCGTTCGTGACCCCCTCGCCGCTGCCCACGTGGGCGCGGATCGGCATCGGCGCCGTGGTGTGGTCGGCGTTCCTCGCCTACGTCTGGGTGCTCGGCCGCCGCGGCGTGCACGAGGGAGCGACAGGAGACGTCACCGACCGCGCCGCCACGACGGACCTCGCCCCCTACGCCGGCTGA
- a CDS encoding RDD family protein has protein sequence MPVTGEAVALDLRLAQFPSRTLALALDLLIQGACLLLLFFLGATLLQGADAAAVTAISLVGVVAIIVGLPTAIETLARGRSVGKIAAGLRVVRDDGGPVRFRHAFVRALFMIIDFWLLTGAVGLITALLSSRGTRLGDHFAGTVVIRERVPAAASVRLQTYAMPPVLEPWAATLDLSRLPDVTAGQARQFLTRAASLDPGVRATMGLGLAAEISAYVVPPPPTGTPPETYLMAVLTERMRRAARSGPARSPSAAAPSPGAAARRRAAGVASPTTAPAPAAPLPPPPALPAPGLDAAPAAPPRAPAPAPAAPGQAASPGPATPGPFAPPA, from the coding sequence GTGCCGGTCACCGGCGAGGCGGTGGCGCTCGACCTGCGGCTCGCGCAGTTCCCCAGCCGCACGCTCGCCCTCGCCCTCGACCTGCTCATCCAGGGCGCCTGCCTGCTGCTGCTGTTCTTCCTGGGCGCCACCCTGCTCCAGGGAGCGGACGCCGCGGCGGTCACGGCCATCTCGCTCGTCGGCGTGGTCGCCATCATCGTCGGGCTGCCGACCGCGATCGAGACCCTCGCCCGCGGCCGCTCGGTGGGCAAGATCGCCGCCGGGCTGCGCGTGGTGCGCGACGACGGCGGTCCCGTGCGGTTCCGCCACGCGTTCGTCCGCGCGCTCTTCATGATCATCGACTTCTGGCTGCTCACCGGCGCGGTCGGCCTGATCACGGCGCTGCTGTCCTCGCGCGGCACGCGCCTCGGCGACCACTTCGCCGGCACCGTCGTGATCCGCGAACGGGTGCCGGCCGCGGCGTCGGTGCGCCTGCAGACCTACGCGATGCCCCCGGTGCTCGAGCCGTGGGCGGCCACGCTCGACCTCAGCCGGCTGCCCGACGTCACCGCGGGGCAGGCCCGCCAGTTCCTCACCCGCGCGGCGTCGCTCGACCCCGGCGTGCGCGCCACGATGGGCCTCGGGCTCGCGGCGGAGATCTCGGCATACGTCGTGCCCCCGCCGCCGACGGGGACGCCGCCGGAGACCTACCTCATGGCGGTGCTCACCGAGAGGATGCGCCGGGCGGCGCGGTCCGGGCCGGCACGCTCGCCGTCCGCCGCCGCCCCCTCGCCGGGTGCTGCCGCCCGGCGGCGCGCCGCGGGCGTGGCGTCCCCGACGACGGCGCCCGCCCCCGCGGCTCCCCTCCCGCCCCCGCCCGCGCTGCCCGCCCCGGGGCTGGACGCCGCCCCGGCCGCACCACCTCGGGCTCCGGCACCCGCCCCGGCCGCGCCGGGTCAGGCCGCCTCCCCCGGCCCTGCGACGCCGGGTCCCTTCGCGCCGCCCGCCTGA
- a CDS encoding acyltransferase family protein, with protein sequence MARNAGDRTEDRGARSTTHRLRRRILQAPPRQDRCMTATALDAPTSSRARARAWVHMPGLDGVRAVAVTAVLLFHADPSWLPGGFLGVDVFFTLSGFLITSLLIAELGETGRIRFGRFYLRRARRLLPALFLVLVATSLLAVTVAQDAAQRVREDATAAFFYVTNWWYVLHQQSYFEATGRPPMLQHLWSLAVEEQFYLLWPVLLLLLWRLGGVRGIRVGAAVGAVASTGLMAWIAVTHDMPGAADASRVYFGTDTHAMTLLVGAVLATVWTPQRIGDALTARGRGVITSIGAAGLLALVGILWFVDPQSAALYRGGFLVVGLVTAVVVGAAAVTGTTFARVLGHQPLRWVGERSYGIYLWHWPIFMVLRPGIDLDAEGWPVQALRFALTLVAAELSYRFVEMPIRRGALSRAWRDWRERGTLATVGRAAVATLSAVAVVIGLGVGLSSAHEPTLEDELGGVTSVGDDPLTPLPTASPGASHHGGSPSASPRASGSASPGSSKPAGRPANAPPVLAAGQDAYGLSVTAVGDSVMLAARDALRAEFPGITVDAHISRQPTEIFARIRARKAAGALGDVVIIGAGTNGAIRTADLMSLIRSIGDRSRIILVNVHADRSWVAQSNQAIANAIAKYGSKNVRLADWNAASQGHRDWFYSDGIHTKGDGSVAYANLIREAMRQ encoded by the coding sequence ATGGCGCGCAACGCGGGGGACCGGACGGAGGATCGCGGCGCGAGGTCGACGACACATAGGCTCCGCCGTCGTATCCTTCAAGCGCCCCCACGACAGGATCGCTGCATGACCGCCACCGCTCTCGACGCGCCGACGTCCTCGCGCGCGCGAGCCCGCGCGTGGGTGCACATGCCGGGGCTCGACGGCGTCCGCGCCGTCGCGGTCACCGCCGTCCTGCTCTTCCACGCCGACCCCTCGTGGCTGCCGGGCGGGTTCCTCGGCGTGGACGTCTTCTTCACGCTCTCGGGCTTCCTGATCACCTCGCTGCTCATCGCAGAGCTCGGCGAGACCGGCCGGATCCGGTTCGGCCGGTTCTACCTGCGCCGGGCCCGGCGCCTGCTGCCCGCCCTGTTCCTGGTGCTGGTGGCCACCTCGCTGCTGGCCGTCACCGTGGCCCAGGACGCCGCCCAGCGGGTGCGCGAGGACGCCACGGCCGCCTTCTTCTACGTGACCAACTGGTGGTACGTGCTGCACCAGCAGTCGTACTTCGAGGCCACCGGCCGGCCGCCGATGCTCCAGCACCTGTGGTCGCTGGCCGTGGAGGAGCAGTTCTACCTGCTCTGGCCGGTCCTGCTGCTCCTGCTGTGGCGGCTCGGCGGCGTGCGCGGCATCCGCGTGGGCGCCGCCGTCGGGGCGGTCGCCTCGACCGGCCTCATGGCCTGGATCGCCGTCACGCACGACATGCCGGGCGCCGCCGACGCCAGCCGCGTCTACTTCGGCACCGACACCCACGCGATGACGCTGCTCGTCGGAGCCGTCCTCGCCACGGTGTGGACCCCGCAGCGGATCGGCGACGCGCTCACGGCCCGCGGTCGCGGCGTCATCACGAGCATCGGCGCGGCCGGGCTGCTCGCCCTGGTGGGGATCCTCTGGTTCGTCGACCCGCAGTCCGCGGCGCTCTACCGCGGCGGCTTCCTCGTCGTGGGGCTGGTCACGGCCGTGGTGGTGGGCGCAGCCGCGGTCACCGGCACGACCTTCGCGCGCGTGCTCGGCCACCAGCCCCTCCGCTGGGTGGGCGAGCGCTCCTACGGCATCTACCTGTGGCACTGGCCGATCTTCATGGTGCTGCGGCCCGGCATCGACCTCGACGCCGAGGGCTGGCCGGTGCAGGCCCTCCGCTTCGCGCTCACGCTCGTCGCGGCCGAGCTCTCCTACCGCTTCGTGGAGATGCCGATCCGGCGCGGTGCGCTGAGCCGCGCTTGGCGCGACTGGCGCGAGCGGGGCACCCTCGCCACGGTCGGGCGCGCCGCCGTCGCCACCCTGAGCGCGGTGGCCGTGGTGATCGGGCTCGGCGTCGGGCTGAGCTCGGCGCACGAGCCGACGCTGGAGGACGAGCTCGGCGGCGTCACCTCGGTGGGCGACGACCCGCTCACGCCGCTGCCCACGGCCAGCCCCGGCGCCTCGCACCACGGGGGGAGCCCGTCGGCCTCGCCCCGCGCCAGCGGGTCGGCGTCCCCGGGCTCGTCGAAGCCCGCCGGCCGGCCCGCGAACGCGCCGCCCGTGCTGGCCGCCGGGCAGGACGCGTACGGCCTGAGCGTCACCGCCGTAGGCGACTCGGTCATGCTCGCCGCGCGCGACGCGCTGCGCGCGGAGTTCCCGGGCATCACGGTCGACGCGCACATCAGCCGGCAGCCCACCGAGATCTTCGCCCGCATCCGTGCGCGCAAGGCCGCCGGCGCGCTCGGCGACGTCGTCATCATCGGCGCCGGCACGAACGGCGCGATCCGAACCGCCGACCTCATGTCGCTGATCCGCTCCATCGGCGACCGGTCGCGCATCATCCTCGTGAACGTGCACGCGGACCGCTCGTGGGTGGCGCAGTCCAACCAGGCGATCGCGAACGCCATCGCGAAGTACGGCAGCAAGAACGTCCGGCTGGCCGACTGGAACGCCGCGTCGCAGGGCCACCGCGACTGGTTCTACTCCGACGGCATCCACACGAAGGGCGACGGAAGCGTCGCCTACGCCAACCTCATCCGCGAGGCCATGCGGCAGTGA
- a CDS encoding CPBP family intramembrane metalloprotease, which yields MAVPAPVPTTGAPYPGAPVPYVEASAAGVELRPSRWGLGDVVVTLVLGLVVPVLGVGGAIAAGASTDGAVVLLLSLTLPWVGFGLWPILTTRIQGNGPKLDLGFTLRPIDLAWGVLGAVAALVLGGAVAWLTSKIFGNFDSAAGDALANAHVAPWVVVAFALCAVVGAPVFEELCFRGLVFAALARTSARRGWAAVPVATLGSALLFALVHLEPVRIPVLFTIGLVLSLLRARTGRLGASIVAHSLNNLIAVLGLFVIYR from the coding sequence ATGGCCGTACCGGCACCCGTGCCGACGACAGGGGCGCCCTACCCGGGCGCCCCTGTCCCGTACGTCGAGGCCTCGGCCGCCGGCGTCGAGCTGCGCCCCTCGCGGTGGGGGCTCGGCGACGTCGTCGTAACCCTCGTGCTCGGCCTGGTCGTCCCGGTGCTCGGCGTGGGCGGCGCCATCGCCGCCGGCGCCAGCACGGACGGGGCCGTCGTGCTGCTGCTCAGCCTCACGCTGCCCTGGGTCGGGTTCGGCCTCTGGCCGATCCTCACCACCCGGATCCAGGGGAACGGCCCGAAGCTCGACCTCGGGTTCACGTTGAGACCGATCGACCTGGCCTGGGGCGTTCTGGGCGCCGTGGCCGCCCTCGTGCTCGGCGGCGCGGTGGCCTGGCTCACCAGCAAGATCTTCGGGAACTTCGACTCCGCGGCCGGAGATGCTCTCGCCAACGCCCACGTGGCCCCGTGGGTCGTCGTGGCGTTCGCCCTGTGCGCCGTCGTCGGTGCCCCGGTGTTCGAGGAGCTGTGCTTCCGCGGCCTGGTCTTCGCCGCGCTCGCCCGCACCTCCGCACGACGCGGCTGGGCCGCCGTGCCCGTCGCGACGCTCGGGTCCGCCCTGCTGTTCGCGCTCGTGCACCTCGAGCCGGTGCGCATCCCGGTGCTGTTCACCATCGGCCTCGTGCTCTCGCTGCTGCGTGCGCGCACCGGCCGGCTCGGCGCGAGCATCGTCGCGCACTCGTTGAACAACCTCATCGCCGTGCTCGGGCTCTTCGTCATCTACCGCTAG
- a CDS encoding adenosylhomocysteinase, with product MSTSPDFKVADLSLAEFGRNEIRLAEHEMPGLMAMRAEYGATKPLAGARITGSLHMTVQTAVLIETLVELGAQVRWASCNIFSTQDHAAAAVVVGPHGTPEAPAGVPVYAWKGETLPEYWWCTEQVLSWPDGGGPNMILDDGGDATLLVHKGREFELAGAVPSTSDDDSEEYAVILDLLRRTLAETPTRWTDIAAGIKGVTEETTTGVHRLYEMHKSGSLLFPAINVNDSVTKSKFDNKYGCRHSLIDGINRATDVLIGGKVAVVCGYGDVGKGSAESLRGQGARVIVTEIDPINALQAAMDGYEVARLDDVIGRADIVITATGCFDVVTVEHMKAMKHQAILGNIGHFDNEIDMAGLTAVPGVRRTTIKPQVDEWTFPDGHSIIVLSEGRLLNLGNATGHPSFVMSNSFTNQVLAQVELFTKTDAYPLGVHVLPKHLDEKVARLHLDALGVRLTELTKKQAEYLGVDVAGPYKPDHYRY from the coding sequence ATGTCCACCTCGCCCGACTTCAAGGTCGCCGACCTCTCGCTCGCCGAGTTCGGCCGCAACGAGATCCGCCTCGCCGAGCACGAGATGCCCGGCCTGATGGCGATGCGCGCCGAGTACGGCGCCACCAAGCCGCTCGCCGGGGCCCGGATCACCGGCTCGCTGCACATGACCGTCCAGACCGCGGTGCTCATCGAGACGCTGGTGGAGCTCGGCGCGCAGGTGCGCTGGGCCTCGTGCAACATCTTCAGCACGCAGGACCACGCGGCGGCGGCCGTCGTCGTCGGCCCGCACGGCACCCCGGAGGCCCCCGCGGGCGTGCCCGTGTACGCGTGGAAGGGCGAGACCCTCCCCGAGTACTGGTGGTGCACCGAGCAGGTGCTCAGCTGGCCGGACGGCGGCGGCCCCAACATGATCCTCGACGACGGCGGCGACGCCACGCTGCTCGTGCACAAGGGCCGCGAGTTCGAGCTCGCCGGCGCCGTGCCCTCGACCTCGGACGACGACTCCGAGGAGTACGCCGTCATCCTCGACCTGCTGCGCCGCACGCTGGCCGAGACCCCCACCCGCTGGACGGACATCGCCGCCGGGATCAAAGGCGTCACCGAGGAGACCACCACCGGCGTCCACCGCCTGTACGAGATGCACAAGAGCGGCTCGCTGCTGTTCCCGGCGATCAACGTCAACGACTCGGTCACCAAGAGCAAGTTCGACAACAAGTACGGGTGCCGCCACTCGCTGATCGACGGCATCAACCGCGCGACCGACGTGCTCATCGGCGGCAAGGTCGCTGTCGTGTGCGGCTACGGCGACGTCGGCAAGGGCTCGGCGGAGTCGCTGCGGGGCCAGGGCGCCCGGGTGATCGTGACGGAGATCGACCCCATCAACGCCCTCCAGGCGGCGATGGACGGCTACGAGGTCGCGCGCCTCGACGACGTGATCGGCCGGGCCGACATCGTCATCACGGCCACGGGCTGCTTCGACGTCGTGACCGTCGAGCACATGAAGGCCATGAAGCACCAGGCGATCCTGGGCAACATCGGCCACTTCGACAACGAGATCGACATGGCCGGGCTCACCGCCGTGCCGGGCGTGCGGCGCACGACGATCAAGCCGCAGGTGGACGAGTGGACCTTCCCCGACGGCCACTCGATCATCGTGCTGTCCGAGGGCCGGCTGCTCAACCTGGGCAACGCCACCGGGCACCCGTCGTTCGTCATGAGCAACTCGTTCACCAACCAGGTGCTCGCCCAGGTGGAGCTCTTCACCAAGACCGACGCCTACCCGCTCGGCGTCCACGTGCTGCCCAAGCACCTCGACGAGAAGGTGGCGCGCCTGCACCTCGACGCGCTCGGCGTGCGGCTCACCGAGCTGACCAAGAAGCAGGCCGAGTACCTCGGCGTCGACGTGGCCGGCCCCTACAAGCCGGACCACTACCGCTACTGA
- a CDS encoding cation diffusion facilitator family transporter: MSTEGGTRAVIAALVANMGIAVTKFGAFAVTGSSSMLSEAIHSVADSGNQMLLLLGGRRARRAADEQHQFGYGRVRYVYGFVVSIVLFCLGGLFSLYEGWHKVRQPEELTSPGVAFAVLLIAIALEGYSFRTAVREANRSRGRTSLFGFVREARQPELPVVLLEDAGALTGLVFALLGVTLATVTGDGRWDGVGALAIGALLLVIAVFLSVEMSSMLVGESAVPEQTTAIRAALESEPLVSRVIHLRTLHTGPDELLVAAKIAVEHDDTATAIAAAIDGAEVRVRAAVPEARWIYLEPDLDRGGAAVGSAAEAAGSAVEGAEPGPGPAAGSPPPAG, encoded by the coding sequence ATGAGCACCGAAGGCGGCACGCGTGCGGTGATCGCCGCCCTCGTGGCCAACATGGGCATCGCGGTCACCAAGTTCGGGGCCTTCGCCGTCACGGGCTCGAGCTCGATGCTCTCCGAGGCGATCCACTCCGTGGCCGACTCCGGCAACCAGATGCTCCTGCTGCTCGGCGGCCGCCGGGCGCGCCGGGCGGCCGACGAGCAGCACCAGTTCGGCTACGGCCGGGTGCGGTACGTGTACGGCTTCGTCGTCTCGATCGTGCTGTTCTGCCTCGGCGGCCTGTTCAGCCTCTACGAGGGCTGGCACAAGGTCCGCCAGCCCGAGGAGCTCACCAGTCCTGGGGTGGCCTTCGCCGTCCTGCTCATCGCGATCGCGCTCGAGGGCTACTCGTTCCGGACCGCGGTGCGCGAGGCCAACCGCTCCCGCGGGCGCACGTCGCTGTTCGGCTTCGTCCGCGAGGCGCGCCAGCCCGAGCTGCCCGTGGTCCTGCTCGAGGACGCCGGTGCCCTGACCGGCCTGGTCTTCGCCCTGCTCGGCGTCACCCTGGCCACGGTCACCGGCGACGGCCGCTGGGACGGTGTGGGCGCGCTCGCCATCGGCGCGCTGCTGCTCGTGATCGCGGTGTTCCTCTCCGTCGAGATGTCCTCGATGCTCGTGGGGGAGAGCGCCGTCCCCGAGCAGACCACCGCCATCCGCGCCGCGCTCGAGTCCGAGCCGCTGGTGTCGCGGGTGATCCACCTGCGCACGCTGCACACCGGCCCGGACGAGCTGCTGGTGGCCGCCAAGATCGCCGTCGAGCACGACGACACCGCGACGGCCATCGCCGCGGCCATCGACGGCGCGGAGGTGCGGGTGCGCGCGGCCGTGCCCGAGGCGCGGTGGATCTACCTCGAGCCGGACCTCGACCGCGGCGGCGCGGCCGTCGGGAGCGCCGCGGAGGCCGCCGGCTCGGCGGTCGAGGGCGCCGAACCCGGTCCGGGACCGGCGGCAGGTTCGCCGCCCCCCGCCGGGTGA